A portion of the Ruminococcus albus AD2013 genome contains these proteins:
- a CDS encoding DUF6603 domain-containing protein has product MIFFMINKGEDNKVKEDEYFEISDFYDEKTKGKITEANIQLIAWNQAKRNGKFSDNVKQLFTNILDVATHDDVCNNYAAQFSTLYAKNDETIDIIGEFKKYVNTYNPDVKNEDDISGIFKTVYEYWAHPMIGNVANSPQCRPQDNIDQYLKNWAKFDPKYMSEETKDRVFELCCYPGTAGLKKLEKSSRDQVRICKDWTELARAVIGEVTAYISKMLEKIFAFDLCASKKLEANQKKLLELIVNCNYKTGKKYKSLKNLFLCKKNRMEMLEYIYFYYKKDLDKLKSKESQWYFFASFINSIYEKIIPDTEFESVVVTADDKEIIKGVLDRSKLMPATMRCAMVFNAVRKFAYATGQIRNSIEYDEIDRSKFFTKCKVKLAADKNFIPTLEENMKGLLWSWTRDEKDYTTLTNRHYLMPLWAGPSGHSNGMMGFVDYYFNDYSKDHSVYFNKSVENARIVLPSMFAFWRLYYDKRITGVHSLAETFDASLYYFSTWDSKNKKEKNSWCNSEINRQIKEVEILKALVNEYDDPMDLLDGNAVFGSIVVMYRLYLIYYKKDKTISENIALLKDEIEKRKKAMMDKGLMVIEWSHDIIKSGEKIREMVSSVLSSVHITKQVVQLPPPAQDAPPIPQKAFSLCGSSDRFNALTEKIQQAQDQHEDFQFVKDEQFGIDPPQCLTDNGIQDFVGGMVFKNISGLTSADSVLTYNAEVDTSADCWTAVKEIISGFKTTENILCTVTENEEILVFKGEIEFGCSVTIGSVSLSIDNFTFESGLDNDWISTSIKGSITNESVDKDKTFEVTLYQQLYTSSLTIVGKCADENDVFTLTDLFRMFGLDDIDVSKVLPADESIFGSLGVKSVEMEVQPGSLVPDKFNFVISASNAWDIIPKKISFIPVFEIDIDHPSGGDTSVFCSATGRTLICGAEFDITLTTDLTIYAGLADGTAFNLKDFVNIFAHGVDFPEISVTDLTLMADFNTNDYSFSVAASDILSFDVGSTELGIDNVAFGLSCVNGNFGEVSLSGTFRLGGMELNVYGSYSGDNAFKFTADGYNDTEYTLGDLITDISAEFGCDIEETSFPAEYLTAFIRSLYVSYESKNNAFTADVDIADVLKFGDCFEVDDIKFHIGSSDDLALEFLINAYIKIVDVPVTLELKMDENGYSFTGNVEINVSVSDVLKSFNIDTSHLPEFILGFTVKNVDIAFEVGADTNKIHLGITTSLGELTVDVGFGAEVTWKFVYANSSYFDIIDMPVVGELIKIIDPNASGLTIGDFKITVSDKTGLTLSCKAFGENCEVSFFEPEKPQTQLAQNVGSSGIAFTGTAAWFKINKNILVLTVPKIGFGIDEKYISVLLDASLNVSPLTISLQEAGIGVSPEPFGVRFYLSGFSVGFDNGILSIGGGFSATENSGKTEYSGMLMIRFKDFGLAAMGSYSEGSMWAYLSLNAPIGGIPEFFVKGIAAGFGYNRRLILPPIEKVAEYPLVLAAMCGFDKNPKLLEDFKTYMVEESDQYFLTAGLKFTTYETLTGLLLVTVSFGNDFELGLLGLADLTVPPNIGTDFIARAQLAIKTSIRPTEGVFSAEAQLTNESYILSKSCKLTGGFAAYLWFGNNEHSGDFVITLGGYHPSFVKPDHYPVVPRLGLNWNIDEHIKIIGEIYFAFTPSTLMAGGKLSATYSQGDLRAWFTAYTDMLLNWKPFTYYLAVGVTVGASYTVNIWKIHKTFSVELGADLHLWGPEVNGKVKISWYIISFTISFSMGECSSNDPLKWEEFKDSFLTDGSSGNKEANLLEDNLSDILTISLEGAVGQTEDETPIISSQGLVISAESKIPKGEAYVRPVDSPLKSELTVVVERDSDDITSSFDSTDIKRNLPAALWGEKPEDKLKENPVRELECGTKLTIKNNKMVLFPENCYIVLSELYEDNTIGYGECFAFADDVKHEYSDEDTIEIFTANETDLMEQKRNEFLKSQLIDDSVSITKFADEADNWLAEEILIIRS; this is encoded by the coding sequence ATGATCTTTTTCATGATCAATAAAGGCGAGGATAATAAAGTCAAAGAAGATGAATACTTTGAAATCAGTGATTTTTATGATGAAAAAACTAAAGGTAAGATCACCGAAGCTAACATTCAGTTGATTGCATGGAATCAAGCAAAGAGGAACGGTAAGTTTTCGGATAATGTTAAGCAGTTGTTTACTAATATACTTGATGTTGCAACCCATGATGATGTGTGCAATAATTATGCAGCTCAGTTCAGTACCCTTTACGCAAAAAACGATGAAACGATAGACATCATTGGCGAGTTTAAAAAATACGTAAATACCTATAATCCCGATGTCAAGAATGAGGATGATATATCTGGTATTTTCAAAACAGTTTATGAATACTGGGCTCATCCTATGATCGGTAACGTTGCAAACAGTCCGCAGTGCAGACCGCAGGATAATATAGATCAGTATCTTAAAAATTGGGCAAAGTTTGATCCAAAATATATGTCGGAAGAAACTAAAGATAGAGTATTTGAACTATGTTGTTATCCAGGAACTGCAGGCTTGAAAAAACTTGAAAAGTCCAGCCGTGATCAGGTGAGAATTTGCAAGGACTGGACAGAACTAGCCAGAGCTGTCATAGGTGAAGTCACCGCATATATTTCTAAAATGCTGGAGAAGATATTCGCATTTGATTTGTGTGCATCTAAGAAATTGGAAGCGAATCAAAAAAAATTATTGGAACTGATTGTTAATTGCAATTATAAAACTGGTAAAAAATATAAAAGCCTAAAAAATCTGTTTTTATGTAAGAAAAATAGAATGGAAATGTTGGAATACATCTATTTCTATTATAAAAAAGATCTGGACAAATTGAAAAGCAAGGAATCGCAGTGGTATTTTTTTGCATCGTTTATTAATTCTATCTATGAAAAAATAATACCTGATACTGAATTTGAAAGTGTAGTTGTTACAGCGGATGATAAAGAGATCATAAAAGGAGTGCTTGATAGAAGCAAACTTATGCCCGCGACTATGCGTTGTGCGATGGTTTTCAATGCTGTGCGTAAATTTGCTTATGCAACGGGTCAGATCAGAAACTCGATCGAATATGATGAGATAGATAGAAGTAAATTTTTTACGAAATGCAAAGTCAAACTTGCTGCCGATAAAAATTTTATCCCTACTCTCGAAGAAAACATGAAAGGTTTATTATGGAGTTGGACAAGAGATGAAAAAGATTATACTACATTGACCAACAGACATTATCTTATGCCGCTCTGGGCAGGTCCTTCCGGTCATTCAAATGGAATGATGGGATTTGTTGATTATTATTTTAATGATTACAGTAAAGATCATTCTGTTTATTTTAACAAATCTGTCGAAAATGCAAGAATAGTACTGCCGTCAATGTTTGCTTTCTGGAGATTATATTATGATAAACGGATCACGGGTGTCCATTCCTTAGCCGAAACATTTGATGCATCATTGTATTATTTTTCAACATGGGATAGCAAAAATAAGAAGGAGAAAAACTCGTGGTGTAATTCTGAGATAAATCGTCAGATAAAAGAAGTTGAAATACTCAAAGCGCTTGTCAATGAGTATGACGATCCTATGGATCTGCTTGATGGTAATGCTGTGTTTGGTTCGATCGTTGTGATGTACAGACTCTATCTGATCTACTATAAAAAGGATAAAACTATATCAGAGAACATAGCACTGCTAAAAGACGAGATCGAAAAGCGTAAAAAAGCTATGATGGATAAAGGTCTGATGGTCATTGAATGGTCGCATGACATAATCAAATCGGGAGAAAAAATCAGAGAAATGGTCTCTTCGGTGCTTAGCAGTGTGCATATTACCAAACAAGTTGTACAACTTCCACCACCTGCTCAAGATGCCCCGCCCATACCCCAAAAAGCATTCTCGTTGTGCGGCTCCTCCGATCGCTTCAACGCACTTACTGAAAAGATACAGCAGGCACAGGATCAGCATGAGGACTTTCAGTTTGTCAAAGATGAGCAGTTTGGCATCGACCCGCCGCAGTGCCTGACTGATAACGGCATACAGGACTTTGTTGGCGGAATGGTATTTAAAAATATCTCCGGTCTCACATCAGCAGATTCGGTGCTTACTTACAATGCTGAGGTAGATACTTCTGCCGATTGCTGGACGGCTGTCAAGGAGATCATCTCGGGATTTAAAACTACCGAGAACATCTTGTGTACCGTAACGGAAAACGAAGAAATACTCGTTTTCAAAGGAGAGATAGAGTTCGGCTGCTCGGTAACGATAGGGAGCGTTTCGCTGTCAATAGATAATTTTACATTTGAAAGCGGACTTGATAATGACTGGATCTCTACAAGTATAAAAGGTTCGATCACCAATGAATCGGTCGATAAAGATAAAACTTTCGAAGTAACGCTGTATCAGCAGCTTTACACAAGTTCTCTCACTATAGTCGGAAAATGTGCTGATGAAAATGATGTATTTACTCTCACCGACCTTTTCAGGATGTTCGGGCTGGATGATATAGATGTAAGCAAGGTTCTTCCTGCGGATGAAAGCATTTTCGGTTCGCTCGGAGTGAAAAGTGTGGAGATGGAAGTTCAGCCGGGCAGTCTTGTTCCCGACAAATTCAATTTCGTCATCTCGGCTTCAAATGCGTGGGATATAATTCCCAAAAAGATCTCATTTATCCCTGTATTTGAGATAGATATAGACCATCCTTCAGGAGGGGATACCTCGGTGTTCTGTTCGGCAACAGGCAGAACACTTATCTGCGGTGCGGAATTTGATATAACACTTACAACTGACCTTACTATATATGCGGGTCTTGCAGATGGTACTGCTTTTAATTTAAAAGATTTCGTGAATATATTTGCTCACGGTGTTGATTTCCCTGAGATCAGCGTTACCGACCTTACCCTTATGGCTGATTTCAATACAAACGATTACTCTTTCTCTGTTGCAGCTTCCGATATACTCTCATTCGATGTTGGCAGCACCGAACTTGGCATAGATAATGTTGCATTCGGACTTTCTTGTGTAAACGGAAATTTTGGTGAAGTCAGTCTTTCAGGTACATTCCGTCTTGGCGGTATGGAACTGAATGTATACGGCAGTTACTCTGGTGATAATGCGTTTAAGTTCACAGCTGACGGATACAATGATACAGAATATACCCTCGGTGATCTTATCACCGATATTTCAGCGGAATTTGGCTGTGATATTGAAGAAACTTCATTCCCTGCAGAATACCTGACAGCATTTATCAGAAGTCTGTACGTTTCATATGAATCGAAAAACAATGCATTTACAGCAGATGTTGATATTGCAGATGTTTTGAAATTCGGTGATTGTTTTGAAGTTGATGATATCAAATTCCATATAGGTTCATCGGATGATCTTGCTCTGGAATTCCTTATCAATGCTTATATTAAAATAGTAGATGTTCCTGTCACACTTGAACTTAAAATGGACGAGAATGGCTATTCATTTACAGGCAATGTTGAAATTAACGTTTCTGTCAGTGATGTTCTCAAGTCATTCAATATAGACACTAGTCATCTGCCTGAATTCATACTCGGTTTTACTGTCAAGAATGTTGATATCGCATTTGAAGTCGGTGCAGACACTAATAAGATCCATCTTGGCATAACAACTTCACTGGGCGAACTGACTGTTGATGTCGGATTCGGTGCGGAAGTCACATGGAAATTCGTTTACGCAAACAGCAGTTACTTTGATATTATCGATATGCCTGTTGTCGGTGAACTTATAAAGATCATCGACCCGAATGCGAGCGGTCTGACTATCGGTGATTTCAAGATAACCGTTTCAGATAAAACAGGACTTACACTGAGCTGCAAAGCTTTCGGTGAGAACTGTGAAGTGTCGTTCTTTGAGCCTGAAAAGCCTCAGACACAGCTTGCACAGAATGTCGGTTCATCGGGCATCGCGTTCACTGGTACGGCTGCGTGGTTCAAGATTAATAAGAACATCCTTGTACTTACTGTACCTAAGATTGGATTTGGTATAGATGAAAAATATATATCTGTACTTCTTGATGCTTCACTTAATGTTTCACCTCTGACTATCTCGCTGCAGGAAGCAGGCATAGGTGTTTCTCCCGAACCTTTTGGTGTAAGATTCTACCTCTCGGGATTCAGTGTAGGATTTGATAACGGAATACTGTCGATAGGCGGAGGTTTCTCGGCAACAGAAAACAGTGGAAAGACCGAGTACTCTGGTATGCTGATGATCCGTTTCAAAGATTTCGGCCTTGCAGCTATGGGCAGTTATTCTGAAGGTTCTATGTGGGCGTATCTGTCACTTAATGCACCGATAGGCGGTATACCCGAATTCTTCGTAAAGGGTATCGCGGCTGGCTTCGGATATAATAGAAGACTGATACTTCCGCCGATAGAAAAGGTGGCAGAGTATCCTCTTGTGCTTGCTGCAATGTGTGGATTCGATAAGAATCCTAAATTGCTTGAAGATTTCAAAACATATATGGTCGAGGAGAGCGATCAGTATTTCCTGACAGCGGGATTGAAATTTACTACCTACGAAACGCTTACAGGTCTGCTGCTGGTCACAGTATCGTTCGGCAATGATTTTGAACTTGGTTTGCTGGGATTAGCTGACCTTACAGTTCCGCCCAATATCGGAACTGACTTCATCGCAAGAGCACAGCTTGCTATAAAAACTTCGATAAGACCCACCGAGGGCGTATTCAGCGCCGAGGCACAGCTGACTAATGAATCATATATCCTTTCAAAAAGCTGTAAGCTCACAGGCGGATTTGCTGCATACCTATGGTTCGGCAATAATGAACACAGCGGAGATTTCGTCATCACTCTCGGCGGTTATCATCCTTCTTTCGTAAAACCCGATCATTATCCTGTCGTTCCACGACTGGGACTCAACTGGAATATAGATGAACATATAAAGATCATTGGCGAAATTTATTTTGCATTTACGCCAAGTACACTTATGGCAGGTGGAAAACTGAGCGCTACCTATTCGCAGGGCGATCTCAGAGCGTGGTTCACTGCGTATACGGATATGCTTCTCAACTGGAAGCCGTTCACATACTATCTGGCAGTAGGGGTAACTGTCGGGGCTTCGTATACTGTGAATATATGGAAGATACACAAGACATTTTCTGTTGAACTCGGTGCAGATCTTCATCTCTGGGGTCCCGAGGTAAACGGAAAAGTCAAGATATCGTGGTACATAATTTCATTTACCATATCGTTCTCGATGGGTGAATGCAGTTCAAATGATCCTCTTAAATGGGAAGAATTCAAAGATTCGTTCCTTACTGATGGTTCTTCCGGGAATAAAGAAGCTAACCTCCTTGAAGATAATTTATCTGATATTCTTACTATCTCACTTGAAGGTGCTGTTGGTCAGACAGAAGACGAAACTCCGATCATATCATCACAGGGTCTCGTGATATCCGCAGAATCAAAGATACCAAAGGGTGAAGCGTATGTCAGACCTGTCGACTCTCCTCTGAAATCTGAACTTACAGTAGTCGTTGAAAGAGATAGTGATGATATAACAAGCAGCTTTGATAGTACCGATATCAAAAGAAACCTGCCGGCAGCGCTCTGGGGAGAAAAGCCCGAAGATAAACTAAAGGAAAACCCTGTAAGAGAACTGGAATGCGGAACGAAACTCACTATAAAAAATAACAAAATGGTTTTGTTCCCTGAAAACTGTTACATAGTTCTTTCGGAACTTTATGAAGATAATACAATCGGATATGGAGAATGCTTTGCTTTCGCTGATGATGTCAAGCACGAATATTCAGATGAGGATACAATAGAAATATTCACTGCTAATGAAACAGATCTGATGGAACAGAAGAGAAACGAATTTCTGAAATCACAGCTTATCGATGACAGCGTCAGCATAACAAAATTTGCAGATGAAGCCGATAACTGGCTTGCAGAAGAAATACTGATCATAAGATCGTAA
- a CDS encoding dockerin type I repeat-containing protein translates to MIILRKIVASLTALMILGSVFTVNAGAETFYTKGDINNSGTVNTTDIIKIASHIKNKKMLSEEQNDILVPYTTLWAADVNRDGKLNITDITTIAAQIKNVKSISSSTNAFKNVRKLTTPTETDIIARALRLTEANLKYYSPNEPRKYDFTKGNDKAEKIILKEGIDCSGIINYALGTLGIETEGLRGSSNTNAAQFGYTPAATGDWLNKFNVIKPVKNAYWIVDGTKKPMKVLKNGVSTSKQKYYQYGKNNDIIPVGSIVVAFAEDNKGNRMANADHMWLYLGEYNNANEVRKYIASLTDKAPGDIMTKIGSQKIGYNSNNSDNDGKHWRLESTGTWHGFDNFTGPQINNDLCNNSKTQYLIYVFAPPTF, encoded by the coding sequence ATGATTATACTCAGAAAGATCGTAGCTTCGCTGACAGCACTGATGATACTGGGAAGCGTATTTACAGTAAATGCAGGCGCTGAAACTTTTTATACAAAAGGGGATATAAACAACAGCGGCACAGTAAATACTACTGATATAATCAAGATAGCTTCTCACATAAAAAACAAAAAAATGCTTAGTGAAGAGCAGAATGATATACTTGTACCGTATACAACACTCTGGGCTGCCGATGTCAACAGGGATGGAAAACTCAATATAACTGACATCACTACAATAGCAGCTCAAATAAAGAACGTAAAAAGTATTAGTAGCAGCACTAATGCATTTAAAAATGTAAGAAAGCTAACGACTCCTACCGAAACTGATATTATCGCAAGAGCACTCAGACTTACCGAAGCTAATCTCAAATACTACTCACCTAATGAGCCCAGAAAATATGATTTCACAAAAGGAAATGACAAAGCTGAAAAAATCATCCTTAAAGAAGGAATAGACTGTTCGGGTATAATAAATTATGCTCTGGGTACACTTGGAATAGAAACAGAAGGTCTTCGTGGATCAAGCAACACTAATGCTGCACAATTTGGATATACTCCGGCAGCAACAGGTGACTGGCTCAATAAATTTAACGTAATAAAGCCTGTAAAGAATGCTTATTGGATCGTTGACGGAACAAAGAAACCGATGAAAGTGTTGAAAAACGGTGTTTCTACCTCAAAACAGAAGTATTATCAGTACGGGAAGAATAATGATATAATCCCTGTAGGCTCTATTGTCGTTGCCTTTGCTGAAGATAATAAAGGAAACCGAATGGCTAATGCAGATCATATGTGGCTGTATCTGGGCGAATACAACAATGCAAATGAAGTCAGAAAATACATAGCTTCACTGACAGATAAGGCTCCTGGGGATATTATGACCAAGATAGGCTCACAGAAGATAGGATATAATAGCAACAACAGCGATAATGACGGAAAACACTGGAGACTTGAAAGCACGGGTACTTGGCACGGTTTTGATAACTTCACCGGACCTCAGATCAACAACGATCTTTGTAATAATTCCAAAACCCAGTACCTTATCTATGTTTTTGCCCCGCCCACTTTTTGA
- a CDS encoding S-layer homology domain-containing protein: MKKTIKRIAALAMALTIAGAGTSVSGVFSANVLTAEAATVSANYLSAYGMKRVEFVQKLYAKAHYPNVKPKSIFSDVPTNYIYAKAITWAYDKGIVSGYPGGTFGVNDTITYEQVIQMIFKYAKYDGSFIIIKPGAANDFKMSQWAKNSGAIDWAVTNDLINTSIVPRDLTSTVSSVKCSVLLDRYKKI; encoded by the coding sequence ATGAAGAAAACAATCAAAAGGATCGCAGCGCTAGCAATGGCACTGACTATTGCAGGTGCAGGAACATCAGTGAGTGGGGTATTCTCCGCGAATGTACTGACCGCAGAGGCAGCAACTGTTTCTGCAAACTATTTATCAGCATATGGCATGAAACGAGTGGAGTTTGTTCAAAAGCTCTACGCTAAGGCACACTACCCTAATGTTAAACCTAAGAGTATATTCTCAGATGTGCCTACCAACTATATATATGCAAAAGCTATAACGTGGGCATATGATAAAGGTATCGTAAGCGGTTATCCAGGCGGAACATTTGGGGTAAATGACACTATCACATATGAACAGGTAATACAGATGATTTTCAAATATGCAAAGTATGACGGAAGTTTTATAATAATCAAACCAGGTGCAGCAAACGATTTCAAAATGAGTCAGTGGGCAAAAAACAGTGGAGCCATTGACTGGGCTGTTACTAATGATTTAATAAACACCTCCATTGTTCCCAGAGACCTGACCAGTACTGTAAGCTCCGTAAAGTGTAGTGTTTTGTTAGATAGATATAAAAAGATATAA
- a CDS encoding C39 family peptidase, translating into MKIKKFAMILSVTVSALLCCNFAEYSFNDKEKDKHLTVSDFDSTSLLSGDVSCSSKEKSHYSLERQVINNENSSEAEESSSLADESEISSFESISEEVINDSKNEPADSSECKEKEDPSDTEHAQKPGYTIITDIIELDTYIYNQLGGSIYSSSGCGPTSAAMLLSSEKGMDISKDEIVVNAYDQGFYYNAGLNFTSGMGVTLENIQDLVSYYGLDSEIDHLWNNSSEDIIYTINEKLNEGHRLICGHRTFSGTLHYIVIYGKYCEKNCMYYKIVDPWGGTVYTWDQWTLSDRIMSVGGDDESTFEGCVKGLLWLK; encoded by the coding sequence ATGAAAATAAAAAAATTCGCTATGATCTTATCTGTTACAGTTTCGGCATTATTGTGCTGTAATTTTGCTGAATACAGTTTTAATGATAAAGAAAAGGATAAGCATTTAACCGTAAGTGATTTCGACAGCACAAGTTTATTGTCTGGTGATGTGTCATGTTCATCAAAAGAAAAATCGCATTATTCATTAGAAAGGCAAGTCATTAATAATGAAAATAGCTCCGAAGCTGAAGAATCTTCATCATTAGCTGACGAGTCTGAAATATCGTCATTTGAAAGTATCTCTGAAGAAGTTATTAATGATAGTAAAAATGAACCTGCTGATTCTTCTGAATGTAAAGAAAAAGAAGATCCGTCAGATACTGAGCATGCTCAGAAACCCGGATATACTATCATTACTGATATAATTGAGCTTGACACTTACATTTATAATCAGCTTGGAGGTTCCATATATTCTTCTTCGGGATGTGGCCCGACTTCAGCGGCCATGCTGCTGTCTTCAGAAAAAGGAATGGATATTTCTAAAGATGAGATCGTTGTAAATGCATATGATCAGGGCTTTTATTATAATGCCGGATTGAATTTTACATCCGGAATGGGAGTCACACTAGAAAATATACAGGATCTTGTAAGCTATTACGGACTGGATTCCGAAATAGATCATTTATGGAATAATTCAAGTGAAGATATCATTTATACTATAAATGAAAAACTGAATGAAGGACACAGGCTTATATGCGGTCACAGAACTTTTAGCGGCACTCTTCATTATATAGTTATATACGGTAAATACTGTGAAAAAAACTGTATGTACTATAAAATAGTTGATCCGTGGGGCGGAACTGTTTATACTTGGGATCAGTGGACTCTTTCTGACAGGATAATGAGTGTTGGCGGAGATGACGAATCGACTTTTGAAGGATGTGTAAAAGGATTATTGTGGCTTAAATGA
- a CDS encoding DNA-methyltransferase, with amino-acid sequence MTLIQKVIRLLSINHDGLTTKELYEKLPEYSPTGIRGVISRYLRTNETPAFERKEAGVFVLIEVIKAEKNEEGISLSYRASYDTLENGSVDLFYKDVFVENEMIEEGVYEQRRAFADEQDFFNAKINLQAVLAHADAKTILNKLKTESFDMILTDPPYRVISGGTGGKNAPKGMLSKNDGKIFDNNDIQFDEYIPECYRVLKPDRQAYFFTNFLNLQQLIEAVQRSGFKVHNLLVWLKNNATPNRWYMKNCEYVLFCYKGKAKAISNCGSKTVHQFDNIKGPKLHETEKPVELLKMYIENSTEEGEWILDPFAGSGSTMAASLLLNRKVFTCEIDKKYLNVIKTRAISILKSGEDDRNLAV; translated from the coding sequence ATGACACTGATACAGAAAGTGATCAGGCTGTTAAGTATAAATCATGATGGTCTGACGACGAAAGAATTATACGAAAAACTACCGGAATATTCTCCTACCGGCATAAGAGGAGTTATTTCCAGATATTTGAGAACAAACGAAACTCCAGCTTTTGAAAGAAAAGAAGCTGGAGTCTTTGTCTTGATAGAAGTTATAAAGGCAGAAAAGAACGAAGAAGGTATAAGTCTCAGTTATAGAGCATCATATGATACTTTGGAAAATGGCAGTGTTGATCTCTTTTATAAAGATGTATTTGTAGAAAACGAAATGATAGAAGAGGGCGTATACGAACAAAGAAGAGCATTTGCAGATGAACAGGACTTCTTTAATGCAAAGATAAACTTGCAGGCAGTGCTGGCTCATGCTGATGCTAAGACTATACTGAACAAACTTAAAACAGAGTCCTTTGATATGATACTTACCGACCCGCCTTACAGGGTAATTTCAGGAGGGACAGGCGGTAAAAACGCACCCAAAGGAATGCTGAGCAAAAATGACGGAAAGATATTCGATAACAACGACATACAGTTTGATGAATATATTCCCGAATGTTACAGGGTACTTAAACCTGACAGACAGGCATACTTCTTCACAAATTTTCTTAATCTTCAGCAGCTTATTGAAGCAGTTCAGAGGTCAGGATTTAAGGTTCATAACCTTTTGGTCTGGCTGAAAAATAATGCCACACCCAACAGATGGTACATGAAAAACTGTGAGTATGTATTGTTCTGCTACAAAGGAAAAGCAAAGGCTATTTCAAACTGCGGAAGTAAGACCGTACATCAGTTTGATAACATAAAGGGACCAAAACTCCATGAGACCGAAAAACCCGTTGAACTGCTTAAAATGTATATAGAAAATTCCACTGAAGAAGGAGAATGGATCCTTGACCCGTTTGCGGGCTCAGGCTCGACAATGGCGGCATCGCTTCTTCTGAATAGAAAGGTATTTACCTGTGAGATAGATAAAAAGTATCTTAATGTAATAAAAACCAGAGCAATATCTATCCTGAAAAGCGGAGAAGATGATAGGAACTTAGCAGTTTAA
- a CDS encoding PcfJ domain-containing protein: MDDDLLDEATQQHNCVASYAQSIAEGRSLIYVMREKKAPEKSLITIELTPKTHKIRQKLLAYNCPIRNKAQTEFIERWHKHVLECV; encoded by the coding sequence ATAGATGATGATCTTCTTGATGAAGCAACACAGCAGCATAACTGTGTTGCCAGCTATGCTCAAAGTATAGCGGAAGGTAGAAGTCTTATTTATGTGATGCGTGAAAAGAAAGCTCCCGAAAAAAGCCTTATTACAATTGAACTTACCCCAAAAACTCATAAAATACGACAGAAGCTTCTGGCTTACAATTGCCCGATAAGAAATAAAGCACAGACTGAATTCATAGAAAGATGGCATAAGCACGTTCTTGAATGTGTTTGA